A genomic segment from Comamonas terrigena NBRC 13299 encodes:
- a CDS encoding DegT/DnrJ/EryC1/StrS family aminotransferase: MPEPIPLLVPCVPAPHELLPWLERMHAARHYSNFGPLVCELEATFATQFQVAGAQVTTVANATLGLELVLQALDLPAGSRILLPSFTFVATATAVLRAGHVPVLADVDADSWMLTPDIASAAHASMPVAAVVPVATFGMPHDMQAWQQFEAQTGLPVVIDAAAAYGSQWLHNGEGTLVFSLHTTKSMPAIEGGLVVSSRPGLTTKVRQLSNFGINLEPTAGVPVGTLAGAGTNAKMSEYHAAVGLASLQQWERHAQDRKALQADLMQFLNQCSGHNLQWQGDGTGGPLKAPTLLCPRLPSAHIRSQLEQICAQEKITVRRWYQPLLEHMPALHSRCLALPTPVAHQLADTLLGLPFFLGMTAAQRERVGNAVARVQWSRPAGRLTACVAHPVPLAA, translated from the coding sequence ATGCCTGAGCCAATTCCTCTGCTGGTGCCTTGTGTGCCCGCACCGCATGAGCTTCTTCCTTGGCTGGAGCGCATGCATGCTGCGCGCCATTACTCCAATTTCGGGCCATTGGTGTGCGAGCTGGAAGCGACATTTGCAACGCAATTTCAAGTCGCGGGCGCACAGGTCACCACAGTCGCCAATGCCACCCTGGGGTTGGAGCTGGTGCTGCAGGCCCTGGATCTTCCTGCAGGGTCGCGGATTTTGCTGCCGTCCTTCACTTTTGTCGCAACGGCCACCGCCGTGCTGCGTGCAGGCCATGTCCCTGTGTTGGCCGATGTGGATGCAGACAGCTGGATGCTGACCCCTGATATTGCCAGTGCCGCCCATGCCTCCATGCCGGTCGCTGCGGTGGTGCCTGTGGCGACCTTTGGCATGCCGCATGACATGCAGGCATGGCAGCAGTTTGAAGCGCAGACCGGTTTGCCCGTGGTGATCGACGCCGCTGCTGCCTACGGAAGCCAGTGGTTGCACAACGGAGAGGGTACGCTGGTTTTCAGCCTCCACACCACGAAAAGCATGCCGGCGATCGAAGGCGGCCTGGTGGTTTCCTCCCGACCTGGGCTTACGACCAAGGTGCGGCAGCTTTCCAATTTCGGTATCAACCTGGAGCCGACGGCAGGGGTGCCTGTCGGCACATTGGCCGGCGCAGGAACCAATGCCAAGATGAGCGAGTACCATGCTGCGGTAGGCTTGGCTTCGCTGCAGCAGTGGGAGCGCCATGCGCAGGATCGCAAGGCGCTCCAGGCCGATTTAATGCAATTCCTGAACCAGTGCAGCGGTCACAACCTGCAGTGGCAGGGCGATGGTACGGGTGGGCCGCTGAAGGCGCCCACATTGTTGTGCCCGCGGCTGCCCAGCGCACACATTCGCAGCCAACTGGAGCAGATCTGCGCACAGGAAAAAATCACCGTGCGCCGGTGGTACCAGCCTTTGCTGGAGCATATGCCGGCACTGCATTCGCGTTGTCTGGCACTGCCGACGCCCGTGGCCCACCAACTGGCCGATACCTTGCTGGGATTGCCCTTCTTCTTAGGGATGACGGCAGCACAGCGTGAACGCGTGGGCAATGCCGTGGCCCGTGTGCAGTGGTCGCGGCCTGCAGGGCGCCTGACGGCATGCGTTGCCCACCCCGTACCGTTGGCCGCGTGA
- a CDS encoding class I SAM-dependent methyltransferase has protein sequence MTNVRDYNRELNDKNNATHEKYAYSFDFDVMHPYMIKAFSPYFKKGNLLELGSYQGQFTERLLQHFEDVTCVEASSDAIAIAQERLGNRIQQFEGMFENIDLPRQYDNIVMTHVLEHLDDPVQVLQRVNHEWLSETGRFFLVCPNANAPSRQIAVKMGLISHNAAVTPAEAEHGHRITYALDTLERDASRAGLRVVHRSGIFFKALANFQWDRLLQTDIISKEYLEGCYQLGQQYPDLCSSIMLVCERGSR, from the coding sequence ATGACGAATGTGCGCGATTACAACCGTGAGTTGAATGACAAGAACAATGCGACGCATGAGAAATATGCGTACAGCTTTGACTTTGATGTCATGCACCCTTACATGATCAAGGCTTTCTCGCCCTATTTCAAGAAGGGCAATCTCCTTGAACTCGGTAGCTACCAGGGGCAATTTACCGAGCGCCTGCTGCAGCATTTTGAGGATGTGACCTGCGTGGAGGCATCCTCCGATGCAATTGCGATTGCCCAAGAGCGTCTGGGAAATCGGATCCAGCAATTCGAGGGCATGTTTGAAAATATCGACCTGCCACGCCAGTACGACAATATCGTGATGACCCATGTACTGGAACACCTCGATGATCCGGTCCAGGTCTTGCAGCGGGTGAACCATGAATGGCTCAGTGAAACAGGGCGGTTTTTCCTGGTCTGCCCCAATGCCAATGCGCCCTCGCGCCAGATTGCCGTCAAGATGGGGCTGATCTCGCACAATGCGGCAGTGACCCCGGCCGAAGCCGAGCACGGCCACCGGATTACCTACGCGCTGGATACGCTGGAGCGCGACGCCTCTCGCGCCGGACTGCGTGTCGTCCATCGGTCGGGCATCTTCTTCAAGGCTCTGGCCAACTTCCAGTGGGACCGCCTGTTGCAAACCGACATTATTTCCAAGGAATACCTGGAAGGCTGCTACCAGCTTGGCCAGCAGTACCCCGATCTCTGTTCCAGCATCATGCTGGTGTGCGAGCGCGGCAGCCGCTAG
- a CDS encoding glycosylase: MFHWKKLGRIFDPQCMASPAWMHEFAQSPATIINPHTVRVFFCTRPAPSADGKYQSHIAYLDLDRKNLLNILKISATPVLELGKVGTFDEHGTYPVSVISHQNEIRAYYAGISRCESVPFNATIGLAVSQDGGDSFHRLGEGPVLPYTPDEPFLLGSPRIRRFEGQWQLWYVAGKEWRITENSKKEPIYKIRMATSTDGIQWNKVGRDLIPNKLGEHECQACPDVIYRDGKYHMFFSYRDIYNYTSREGGYRIGYASSPDMETWTRNDDLIDIPLSNEGWDSEMINYPHVFELDGSIYMLYQGNGMGRSGFGLAVLDKQSIWS; encoded by the coding sequence ATGTTTCACTGGAAGAAACTAGGCAGGATATTTGATCCGCAATGCATGGCATCTCCGGCTTGGATGCACGAGTTTGCACAATCTCCAGCTACCATAATCAATCCGCATACGGTCCGGGTATTCTTTTGCACACGCCCCGCACCCAGTGCCGACGGGAAATACCAAAGCCACATCGCCTATCTTGATTTGGACAGAAAAAATCTTCTGAACATTCTCAAGATCAGTGCAACCCCCGTACTGGAACTGGGCAAGGTAGGGACCTTTGACGAGCACGGCACTTACCCGGTTTCCGTCATTTCCCACCAAAACGAAATACGCGCTTACTACGCTGGGATTTCGCGTTGCGAGTCCGTCCCGTTCAATGCCACCATTGGCCTGGCCGTCAGCCAGGATGGCGGCGACAGCTTTCACCGCCTCGGCGAAGGCCCAGTCCTCCCCTACACACCGGACGAGCCTTTTTTATTGGGCAGCCCACGTATTCGCCGCTTCGAGGGGCAATGGCAGTTATGGTATGTCGCCGGTAAAGAATGGCGAATCACAGAAAACAGCAAAAAAGAGCCTATTTATAAGATACGCATGGCCACATCCACTGACGGTATTCAATGGAACAAGGTGGGCCGGGACCTCATCCCCAATAAACTGGGGGAGCATGAATGTCAGGCATGCCCTGATGTGATATACCGCGATGGCAAATACCACATGTTTTTCTCCTATCGCGACATCTACAACTACACATCCCGTGAAGGCGGCTATCGCATAGGTTATGCCTCGTCGCCAGATATGGAAACCTGGACACGGAATGACGATCTGATCGATATCCCGCTATCCAACGAAGGCTGGGATTCTGAAATGATCAACTATCCCCATGTGTTCGAACTGGATGGGTCCATCTACATGCTGTACCAAGGCAATGGCATGGGGCGCTCAGGCTTTGGATTGGCCGTTCTCGACAAACAAAGCATCTGGAGTTAA
- a CDS encoding WbqC family protein, protein MPDSASSRPGMPYLQHVGGMTLGIMQPYFLPYIGYFQLIAAVDEFIVYDNIKYTKKGWINRNRLLSNGEAATFSLPLRKDSDALDIVHRELSESFDRKKLLNQFIGAYGKAPYFQETIALIQDILLYDSSNLFYFLKNSITAVCKHIGIPTRIQDSSALPIDHDLKSQDRVLAMCQATHATTYINPIGGVELYSRDAFEARGIQLKFIQSELHPYPQNHHDFVPWLSIVDVLMFNPVQDVSAMLKYHRLS, encoded by the coding sequence ATGCCTGACAGCGCCTCTTCTCGCCCTGGCATGCCCTATCTCCAGCATGTGGGCGGCATGACACTGGGAATCATGCAGCCGTACTTTCTTCCATATATTGGATATTTTCAGCTCATCGCGGCCGTGGATGAGTTTATTGTCTACGACAACATCAAATACACCAAAAAAGGCTGGATCAATAGAAACCGACTGCTCTCCAATGGAGAGGCCGCCACCTTCTCCTTGCCTTTGCGCAAAGACTCCGATGCACTGGACATTGTGCATCGTGAATTATCTGAGAGCTTCGACAGGAAGAAGCTGCTCAATCAGTTCATAGGAGCTTATGGCAAAGCACCTTATTTTCAAGAAACCATTGCACTCATTCAAGATATTCTTTTGTATGACTCCAGCAATCTTTTTTATTTCTTGAAAAACTCCATCACGGCCGTATGCAAGCATATAGGAATTCCGACACGCATACAGGATTCATCGGCTCTGCCTATTGATCACGACCTGAAATCACAGGACAGGGTCTTGGCGATGTGCCAAGCCACCCACGCCACCACCTATATCAATCCCATTGGAGGCGTGGAATTGTATTCCCGGGATGCATTCGAAGCCCGCGGAATACAATTGAAGTTCATCCAATCTGAACTGCATCCTTACCCTCAGAACCATCACGATTTTGTGCCTTGGCTGAGTATCGTCGACGTACTGATGTTCAACCCTGTTCAAGATGTCAGTGCCATGCTGAAGTACCACCGACTATCCTGA
- a CDS encoding class I SAM-dependent methyltransferase — translation MNLRTPAHYQSLEFARVTQLMHDFKKQGSATLRILDYGCGTGKFLDLFCSLGMDASGVDINPEYIQRAVQKGQSAYDPEYFFSTDTPPYDIIFLSHLIEHLSPDELHGLIPKLCQKLSPHGKLIVLSPTHGERFYHDFTHIRPYLPQSFRHAFGATGMPNSYQEIKLLQLEDIYFFKDPYRPRYWRSFYKKTGLMSFLTRCTVAALDGMWRFSRGRCGVTASWLGVYVLQEK, via the coding sequence ATGAACCTCCGCACGCCGGCCCACTATCAGAGCCTTGAATTCGCACGCGTCACCCAGTTGATGCACGATTTCAAGAAGCAAGGATCCGCCACATTGCGCATCCTGGACTACGGATGTGGCACAGGGAAATTTCTGGATCTGTTTTGCAGCCTTGGCATGGATGCAAGCGGCGTCGATATCAATCCTGAATATATTCAACGTGCCGTGCAAAAAGGTCAATCGGCCTACGACCCTGAATACTTTTTCAGCACCGACACTCCACCGTACGACATCATATTCCTCAGCCACCTGATAGAGCACCTCTCGCCAGATGAACTGCATGGGCTCATTCCCAAGCTTTGCCAAAAATTATCGCCCCACGGGAAGCTCATTGTCCTCAGCCCCACCCACGGCGAGAGGTTTTATCATGACTTCACCCATATCCGCCCGTATCTCCCGCAGAGTTTTCGCCACGCATTTGGTGCAACAGGCATGCCCAATTCTTACCAGGAAATCAAGCTCCTGCAGTTAGAAGATATTTATTTCTTCAAAGATCCATACCGTCCTCGATACTGGCGCTCCTTCTATAAGAAAACAGGGCTCATGTCCTTTCTCACCCGTTGCACCGTTGCAGCACTGGATGGCATGTGGCGCTTTTCCAGAGGACGATGCGGGGTCACGGCTTCCTGGCTTGGCGTTTATGTACTGCAAGAAAAATAG
- a CDS encoding TylF/MycF/NovP-related O-methyltransferase → MSELFTRPEEFLAVLRQERKDVLDRLRKTKFSSLKAGLTHTQVIPYASYSPWLDDSVFSALHERVKGHTMVDIYRCHELYTLARQCAHIPGDLVEIGVWRGGTGALLAAGAQKRIALFDTFTGVAKSDTQHDTLYTGNEHSDTHQNLVESLFSSMQLECDIYPGIFPDHTFDQLPKEISLAHIDVDTRGSASEAFDVIWPRVQPGGVVVFDDYGFFGCEGITDFVNSIARNQRDAFFVHNLNGHGLLIKQLVPGSTR, encoded by the coding sequence ATGTCTGAGCTTTTTACCCGTCCTGAAGAGTTTCTTGCCGTTCTGCGTCAGGAACGCAAAGATGTACTGGATCGCCTGAGAAAAACCAAATTTTCTTCACTGAAAGCAGGGTTGACACATACCCAAGTCATCCCATATGCCAGCTATTCACCATGGCTGGATGATTCCGTTTTTTCAGCCTTGCACGAGCGTGTGAAGGGCCACACCATGGTGGACATTTACCGTTGCCACGAGCTGTACACACTGGCAAGGCAATGCGCTCACATCCCTGGCGATCTGGTGGAAATCGGTGTATGGCGGGGAGGTACAGGCGCCTTGCTGGCGGCTGGCGCGCAAAAGCGCATCGCGCTTTTCGACACATTTACCGGTGTCGCCAAATCAGACACGCAGCACGACACGCTTTACACCGGCAACGAGCATTCTGATACGCACCAGAATTTGGTCGAATCGCTGTTCAGCAGCATGCAACTGGAGTGCGACATTTATCCTGGCATATTCCCGGACCACACATTCGATCAACTCCCCAAAGAAATCAGCCTCGCTCACATCGATGTGGACACGCGCGGCTCCGCCAGTGAGGCATTTGATGTCATTTGGCCAAGAGTCCAGCCTGGCGGTGTGGTGGTATTTGATGATTATGGCTTCTTCGGCTGTGAGGGCATTACGGATTTTGTGAATTCCATTGCCCGGAATCAGCGGGATGCATTTTTCGTCCACAACCTCAACGGCCACGGTTTGCTGATCAAGCAGCTGGTTCCAGGCAGCACACGATGA
- a CDS encoding ATP-grasp domain-containing protein: MKKIRVLVFPCGSEGASEIHQALRYSLHVDLYGASSIDDHGRFLFANYFGDLPNIADPAFDAAWSQLLSDLQIDLVFATHDTVHTYLSERAATMGFHLVNGDPDTSRVTRRKSLTYQALADLPATPSVYADPADVAHWPAAIKPDCGQGGQGFSIAHTASEAQAAMARIEDPLLVEYLPGQELSVDCFTSFTKELIWIGPRTRERVRAGITMRSELLEASAELREIAHGINARLSMRGPWFFQVKKDLSGHWKLLEVSCRVASTTAAARARGVNLPLMAVQDFMGRRLQTLDHRFVQVIDRNITTKARLEFHYDKIFIDLDDTLIIDGAAVPRAMAFVYQEHAKGKEIFLITRHAGDVETTLQRTHIPPSLFKKIIHLQNEESKADFIEPHSIFIDNAFLERLDVAKKQAIPVLDVDALEFFIN, translated from the coding sequence ATGAAAAAAATCCGTGTACTTGTTTTTCCTTGTGGCTCAGAGGGTGCATCTGAAATACACCAAGCGCTTCGTTACTCGCTCCACGTCGATTTATATGGCGCATCCAGTATTGACGACCATGGACGATTTCTATTCGCCAACTATTTTGGCGATCTCCCCAATATTGCAGACCCAGCATTTGATGCGGCCTGGAGCCAGCTGCTCTCAGATCTCCAAATAGATCTGGTATTTGCCACCCATGACACCGTGCACACCTATTTGTCGGAGCGTGCCGCGACCATGGGTTTTCACCTGGTCAACGGCGATCCGGATACCAGCCGTGTCACCCGCCGCAAGAGCCTGACCTACCAGGCCCTCGCAGACCTGCCAGCCACCCCCTCGGTCTACGCCGACCCCGCCGATGTAGCACATTGGCCCGCGGCCATCAAGCCCGATTGCGGGCAAGGTGGACAAGGCTTCAGCATTGCCCACACGGCCTCCGAGGCCCAGGCCGCAATGGCGAGGATCGAAGACCCTTTGCTGGTGGAATATCTCCCGGGGCAAGAACTTTCTGTCGACTGCTTCACCAGCTTCACCAAGGAACTGATCTGGATCGGGCCACGCACCCGAGAGCGTGTGCGAGCCGGCATCACCATGCGCTCCGAGCTACTGGAGGCCAGTGCAGAACTGCGTGAGATTGCCCACGGCATCAACGCACGGCTGTCCATGCGCGGCCCCTGGTTCTTTCAAGTCAAAAAGGATCTGTCAGGACACTGGAAGTTGCTGGAAGTCTCCTGCCGCGTTGCCAGCACCACGGCCGCAGCCCGTGCCCGGGGTGTCAACCTGCCTTTGATGGCGGTACAGGACTTCATGGGCCGCAGATTGCAGACGCTCGATCACCGCTTTGTCCAAGTGATCGATCGCAATATCACCACCAAGGCCCGTTTGGAATTCCATTACGACAAGATCTTCATCGATCTCGATGACACCTTGATCATTGATGGTGCCGCCGTTCCGCGTGCCATGGCCTTTGTGTATCAAGAACACGCCAAGGGAAAAGAGATTTTCCTCATCACCCGCCACGCAGGCGATGTGGAAACGACGCTGCAGCGCACACATATTCCGCCCAGTCTGTTCAAGAAAATCATTCATCTCCAGAATGAAGAATCCAAAGCAGACTTCATCGAGCCGCATTCCATTTTCATCGACAACGCCTTCCTGGAGCGGCTTGACGTCGCCAAGAAGCAGGCAATCCCCGTTCTGGATGTGGATGCACTGGAATTTTTCATCAATTAA
- a CDS encoding flagellin, translated as MAATINTNIASINAQRNLTLSGSSLNTTMQRLSSGLRVNSAKDDAAGLAIAERMNTQVRGLSVASRNANDGISLAQTAEGALGKVGDMLQRMRELAVQASNATNSDSDRKALQAEVSQLSAEIDRVAKQTNFNGQKILDGSFAGAVFQVGANSGDNVTLGALADTRASQLSTTSYAATNSVVDLASITDISTSIPANPATASAADFASITVGTAPNATTVTLETIKAAQNPQERLGQVVTAINNKTADTGVTAYLTKIEGTETYKVELMSGKLDSNGEPVAVTLSANFSAAATGIVKADFDMAGGTAAATSVINDKGIEQIDVTTQAGAWVALKKIDSAVDQVNGARATLGAVQTRFENAVNNIDIQVENLSAARGRIMDADFAKETANLSRTQILQQAGTAMVSQANQIPQNVLQLLQK; from the coding sequence ATGGCCGCAACTATCAACACCAATATTGCTTCGATCAATGCGCAGCGAAACCTGACCCTCTCGGGTAGCTCGCTGAACACCACCATGCAACGTCTGTCCTCAGGCCTGCGTGTCAACAGCGCCAAGGACGATGCCGCCGGTCTGGCCATCGCCGAACGCATGAACACCCAGGTCCGCGGCCTGAGCGTGGCCTCGCGCAATGCCAACGACGGCATCTCGCTGGCACAGACGGCAGAAGGTGCGCTGGGCAAGGTGGGCGATATGCTGCAGCGCATGCGTGAGCTGGCCGTGCAAGCCTCCAACGCCACCAACAGCGACAGCGACCGCAAGGCCCTGCAGGCCGAAGTCAGCCAGCTGTCGGCTGAAATTGACCGTGTGGCCAAGCAGACCAACTTCAACGGCCAGAAGATTCTGGACGGCTCGTTTGCAGGCGCCGTGTTCCAAGTGGGCGCCAACTCCGGTGACAACGTGACCCTGGGCGCACTGGCAGACACCCGCGCTTCGCAGCTGTCCACCACGTCTTACGCCGCCACGAACTCGGTCGTGGATCTGGCCTCCATCACCGACATCAGCACCTCCATCCCGGCAAACCCTGCCACCGCGAGCGCTGCAGACTTCGCCTCCATCACGGTGGGAACTGCTCCGAATGCGACCACCGTCACCCTGGAAACGATCAAGGCCGCCCAGAATCCGCAAGAGCGCCTGGGCCAGGTGGTGACGGCCATCAACAACAAGACGGCCGACACCGGCGTGACCGCCTACCTGACCAAGATCGAGGGCACGGAAACCTACAAGGTGGAATTGATGTCCGGCAAGCTGGACTCCAACGGCGAACCCGTGGCAGTCACTCTGTCTGCGAATTTCTCTGCCGCAGCGACAGGCATCGTCAAGGCAGACTTCGACATGGCAGGCGGCACGGCCGCGGCAACGTCGGTCATCAACGACAAGGGCATTGAGCAAATCGATGTCACCACCCAAGCCGGCGCCTGGGTGGCCCTGAAGAAGATCGACAGCGCCGTCGATCAGGTCAATGGCGCACGCGCTACCCTGGGTGCGGTGCAGACCCGCTTCGAAAACGCAGTGAACAACATCGACATCCAGGTCGAAAATCTGTCCGCTGCCCGCGGCCGTATCATGGATGCCGACTTCGCCAAGGAAACAGCCAATCTGAGCCGCACCCAGATCCTGCAGCAAGCGGGCACTGCCATGGTGTCGCAAGCCAACCAGATCCCGCAGAACGTTCTGCAATTGCTGCAAAAATAA
- a CDS encoding flagellin, with translation MAMTINTNTVSINAQRNLGLSGSSLGTAMQRLSSGLRVNSAKDDAAGLAISQRMSTQVRGLTVAARNANDGISLAQTAEGALGKVGDMLQRMRDLAVQSSNATNSKSDREALQAELSQLRDEVDRVAKTTTFNGAKLLDGSFTGGVFQVGANSGDNITVGALSNTKVTELGNSVYGSGSTTAATAEALQTTLAGNGTVAAADVTIGIRGADSTTVHTITIKADANMTKEQALGKTIEAINSKTADTGVTAFLEEDAAGVMQIQIRATAEQAGNATGVAITYSTGTNVTGTGANLVAAASVTDAGDKGIDQLDISTQSGSWEALQRIDGAIDSVSSARAGLGAIQTRFEKSIENIESMNENLTAARGRIIDADFASETAALSRAQILQQAGTAMVSQANQLPQQVLSLLK, from the coding sequence ATGGCCATGACCATCAACACCAACACCGTTTCGATCAACGCCCAACGCAACCTGGGCCTGTCCGGCAGCTCGCTCGGCACCGCCATGCAACGTCTGTCCTCGGGCCTGCGTGTCAACAGCGCCAAGGACGATGCCGCCGGTCTGGCCATTTCCCAGCGTATGAGCACCCAGGTGCGTGGCCTGACCGTGGCTGCCCGCAATGCCAACGACGGCATCTCGCTGGCCCAGACGGCTGAAGGTGCACTGGGCAAGGTGGGTGACATGCTGCAACGGATGCGCGACCTGGCTGTGCAGTCCAGCAACGCGACCAACAGCAAGAGCGACCGCGAAGCCCTGCAGGCCGAGCTGAGCCAACTGCGTGACGAAGTGGATCGCGTGGCCAAGACCACGACCTTCAACGGCGCCAAGCTGCTGGACGGCAGCTTCACCGGCGGCGTGTTCCAGGTGGGGGCCAATTCCGGCGACAACATCACCGTGGGTGCCCTGAGCAACACCAAGGTGACCGAGCTGGGCAATTCGGTGTACGGCTCCGGCTCCACCACTGCAGCGACCGCAGAGGCTCTGCAAACCACCTTGGCGGGTAACGGTACGGTTGCTGCCGCAGACGTGACGATTGGTATCCGAGGTGCCGATTCGACCACGGTGCACACAATCACCATCAAGGCCGATGCCAACATGACCAAGGAGCAGGCGCTGGGCAAGACGATCGAGGCGATCAACTCCAAGACGGCTGACACCGGCGTGACGGCTTTCCTGGAAGAGGATGCTGCTGGTGTCATGCAGATCCAGATCCGTGCGACCGCGGAACAGGCTGGTAATGCCACGGGCGTTGCCATCACCTACAGCACGGGGACCAATGTGACCGGTACCGGTGCGAACTTGGTGGCCGCTGCAAGCGTGACCGATGCAGGCGACAAGGGTATCGACCAGCTGGACATCAGCACCCAGTCGGGCTCTTGGGAAGCGCTGCAGCGTATCGACGGTGCCATCGACTCCGTGAGTTCCGCCCGGGCCGGTCTGGGTGCCATCCAGACCCGCTTTGAGAAGTCGATCGAGAACATCGAGTCGATGAACGAAAACCTGACAGCTGCCCGTGGTCGCATCATCGATGCCGACTTCGCCAGCGAAACCGCTGCCCTGAGCCGCGCTCAGATCCTGCAGCAAGCGGGTACCGCCATGGTGTCCCAGGCCAACCAGCTGCCCCAGCAAGTGCTGAGCCTGCTGAAGTAA
- a CDS encoding flagellin: protein MAMTINTNVVSINAQRNLGLSGNSLSTSMQRLSSGLRVNSAKDDAAGLAISERMSTQVRGLTVAARNANDGISLAQTAEGALGKVGDMLQRMRDLAVQSSNATNSKSDREALQAELSQLRDEVDRVAKTTTFNGAKLLDGSFTGGVFQVGANSGDNITVGALNNTKVTELGNSIYGSGATAATATDALQTILAGGGTVAAADVTIGIRGANSTAVQTVTIKADANMTKEQALGKAIEAINSKTADTGVTAFLEEDAAGVKQIQLRATEDTSGTATAVAVTYSSGTNTTGTGNNLVAAGTLTEAGDKGIDQIDISTQSGSWEAMQRLDKAIDSVSSARGQLGALQTRFEKAVENIDIQNENVTAARGRIIDADFASETANLSRAQILQQAGTAMVAQANQLPQNVLSLLR from the coding sequence ATGGCAATGACCATTAACACCAATGTTGTGTCCATCAATGCACAACGTAACCTGGGTCTGTCGGGCAATTCGCTGTCGACCTCCATGCAACGCCTGTCCTCGGGTCTGCGTGTGAACAGTGCCAAGGACGATGCCGCTGGTCTGGCCATCTCCGAACGCATGAGCACCCAGGTTCGTGGCCTGACCGTGGCTGCCCGCAATGCCAACGATGGCATCTCGCTGGCCCAAACCGCAGAAGGTGCGCTGGGCAAGGTGGGCGACATGCTGCAGCGTATGCGTGACCTGGCTGTTCAGTCCAGCAACGCCACCAACAGCAAGAGCGACCGCGAAGCCCTGCAGGCCGAGCTGAGCCAGCTGCGTGACGAAGTGGACCGTGTGGCCAAGACCACGACCTTCAACGGCGCCAAGCTGTTGGACGGCAGCTTCACCGGCGGCGTGTTCCAGGTGGGTGCCAACTCCGGCGACAACATCACCGTGGGTGCCCTGAACAACACCAAGGTGACCGAGCTGGGCAATTCCATCTACGGTTCCGGTGCGACGGCCGCTACGGCGACCGATGCCCTGCAGACCATCCTGGCTGGTGGCGGCACTGTGGCTGCTGCAGACGTGACCATCGGTATCCGTGGCGCCAATTCGACCGCCGTGCAGACTGTCACGATCAAGGCCGATGCCAACATGACCAAGGAACAGGCTCTGGGCAAGGCGATCGAAGCGATCAACTCCAAGACTGCTGACACCGGCGTGACGGCTTTCCTGGAGGAAGATGCCGCTGGCGTGAAGCAGATCCAACTGCGTGCGACCGAAGACACCTCGGGAACCGCTACGGCCGTGGCAGTCACCTACAGCTCGGGCACCAACACGACCGGTACGGGCAACAACCTGGTGGCCGCTGGTACCCTGACGGAAGCCGGCGACAAGGGCATCGACCAGATCGACATCAGCACCCAGTCGGGTTCTTGGGAAGCCATGCAGCGTCTGGACAAGGCCATTGACAGCGTGAGCTCTGCACGTGGCCAGCTGGGCGCCCTGCAGACCCGCTTCGAGAAGGCTGTCGAAAACATCGACATCCAGAACGAAAACGTGACGGCTGCCCGTGGTCGCATCATCGATGCCGACTTCGCTTCCGAAACTGCCAACCTGAGCCGCGCTCAGATCCTGCAACAAGCCGGTACCGCCATGGTGGCCCAGGCCAACCAGCTGCCGCAGAACGTGCTGAGCCTGCTGCGTTAA